From Arachis hypogaea cultivar Tifrunner chromosome 3, arahy.Tifrunner.gnm2.J5K5, whole genome shotgun sequence:
CTCATTTATACTGTAAACATTATAATTTATCacgtatctcatttacagtgtctCGTTTATAGACATACTACGTATTTTCGTaattattttacaaattatttattttaataaataaaatattttttatttatttaaaaaaattctcaatTAAGTCCAACAAATAAATTATCATCATTAAAAGCAAATTAATCTAATGTAATTAATATTGATGATGTTGTATATTCTACTCATTCTGCTTTGACACAGAACTTGTCTACAAGTGTGGGAACAATGCTAAGACACCTTATCTCTCCTCTAGTGCCACGCCTCTTCAGCATAGGAGAAAAATTTTTTCCTTTAGCATAGTAACATTACCCAAAAAAAAGTATATGAGATATGGTGGGTAAGAAGGTGAAGAAAAGAGTAAGGAGAAGGAGATGacaggtaaaataaaaaaaaaaagttatctaaAATGAGGAGATTGATAAAGtggttaaataatattataattatttttaaatttgtaactTTTTATTATGTATGAGTtcgttttcttaattttattaaaaaattactttgTTACTTTACCAATGTTTTTATTTTGGAAAAGCTTGATCCGAGACAAAGATCCGAGGATGGAAGATGGGAGAAAGACTTGTCCTTGAGAACTTCTATCGTTTTTTGGTTCAAGAATCGGCTACAGCAGGCAATGGGGAAAAAGTTCTCTTTTTTTTAGTCGTTGTCATACATGGATTATTAGTTATGTTTTCTTTCAGCCCCAAGTTGTGTACGTTATTGGGATGTATTGTCTTCTGTCCAATAGAAAAACGGGCTCAGCCAACACAAGTAGCTGAGTCCACAACGAGCCCAACAAATACTGAAAAGCTTGAAAGGACGGCAACCGCGAAACTCAGGTCAAGAGAGACAGATACAGATACAGACACGCACATCCGCATTAACAGGTTAAAAGGAAATGATAGGCTGATATAGGCCGATAGTCCCACCCCAAAGACAAAAAGCAGATTCCACAGTCTCCTGCTCTCCTCAAATCAAATCATCTCCTCTcccattaaaaacaaaaacaaacacaCTTGACTTACTCTCTCTTCTTCCCACTGCCACCTGAATCCGCCAGTTACTTCCGACCACATGGTCCCCTCCCTCATACTAGTACTGTTAAACCCCCTCCTCCAATTttcattaattaactaattaacacGCTGCTGCCACCACACTTCAATGCTCATATTTTTacatgttttatatattttttatatatattttgcagTTTCTATCAGCAGAGAGAAGACAATCTATGATCTCGTCGTAGTAATTGAAGTCGCTGCTGCTTCTTCGCATGGCACCAACTCATAATCGTTTCTCGGTTACCACGCTTTTTTATAATCCAACAATCTGATCTAACCTTCTATTCCCCTCTCAACTCACTCTTCTTCTCtttcaaaagagaaaaagaaaaagaaaatgctgaCTTGCATAGCTCGGCCGAAGAAACTCGGGGAAGACTCACTGAGTCACCCGGACGATCCCAATTCCAGCATCGGAAAGAATCAATCCGTCAAGTCCATCACCTCTCAGGTAACTTCTAttagagaaaaggaaaagaaacaaaaaaaaaagtgcaagagctctctctttctctcattgCTTTATCTAAGTGTCGTGATTTAAACTCTCCACCGCGGGCGCGTGTGTTTGTTCTTTTTGGTTTTCTTCAGTTAAAGGATATTGCGTTGAAGGCGTCGGGTGCGTACAAGAACTGCAGTCCGTGCGCGCCGCCGAGTCGACTCAGGACAGCCAGTGGAGTGGGCGGTGCCAGTATTGGAAGCGGTGGAGACTCGGATGGGGACTCGGATCGGTTCCGGTGGTCGTACAGACGGACAGGGAGCTCAAGCTCGTCGGCGGGGACAAGGACAGGGTGGGGAAAGGAGATGGAGGCGAGACTTAAGGGGATATCGAGCGGCGAGGGGACGCCGAGCTCCGCCGGAGGGAGCGGGCGGAGGGCGGAGCCGGTGGTGGTGCTAGTGGAGGAGAACGAGCCGAAGGAGTGGGTGGCGCAGGTGGAGCCCGGCGTCTTGATCACGTTCGTGTCGCTTCCCCGTGGCGGGAACGACCTCAAGCGCATACGATTCAGGTGCGCGTATACGTATATTATATTCCGAAAAAACTCGAACGCATTCTTTTGTTGTCGTTTGCTTGGTTTATGTTGCCGTTTTGTGTTGTATATTGTGTGTAAGGAATTTTTTAGGGATGGTATTTGATAGTGACTGTTCATTAAGGTGAACGTGGTGATGGTCGATGTTATCGGAATCGCCACATTTAGtgctattatttattaatttattaaaaaaaatataaaatcataaaaaatgtttTGGCCGTTAATTTCTTATTTACTAAAATGTTATTGGactatttaactaaaaaaattgactttataattaaaaataaggaaaagtatagggtaccaatatattatctgccaacttatttatatttgtgtttcatggaagtgtgttcgtagGTGTGTctagtaattaatatattttaaatacatatataaagagacacatccagaaaatatatctataaagacacttctattaaatacagttataaaaaaaacatttttattagacacatccactaacacacttccatgaaacacaattataaataagagttgacagaagttggcagatatattgttggtaacgtagcggaaccataaaaataatgataaaaaataataaattttgatgatcttttaaaaatattttttatttattaattattaagtaatctctaaaaaagtaaaaataatattttaacataaaaaataattttcttaaatattATCTAATATTAGCCACTACTTAGTATCCTGTTACTACTGTATTTATGTTAAATTATGGGGAATGGATATGGTCAAATGTCACTCCTATTttacaaatttataaaaaaatatataaaaaaatatgtgtaaagtgatattattaaaaataagagtaataataatagtatttgttacaattatatatattaattaattatgaaattttaatggacacaaaattttaaaattttaatgccACTTAAAAAATACAGTTAAAATTAATGTTACACTTTTTAATTTCACAAcactttttaattatatatatgagAAATTGTTATATgtgtgtatttttgaaaaatgttgtgtgtgttagatttatttttcaaattgtaTGAAATAAAAATGATGAAATTGTCATTTTTTTcccataattttaaattaatagttTAACTATAAATTTCATACATTTATTTGTTATGTATAAAAGTGTGAAATTGTTAattcaacaaaaattatttttaatatagagaTGAAGATAACGTTTTAgttgaatattaatatttaaagtatATTATAGTATTATGAATGTGCAGAAAATGTGTCCAATACACATCTTTTATGTTGAATGTTGACACATATTCAACACCCATTTTACGTATTGCCAAAATGATGACAGATGTCTAACACGCAACTTGCATGTTGATTTTCCATCTGATAAATCAAACCTGTAATTACACCAAATAATCTCATTTTCAACACACAAAAAAATCAATTTGAATGACAAAGCAATCAATTTGAATGTGGGGATAGTGCTATAGTGATAATGACAACGGTCAATGGGTGCCTTGTGTTTTGGGGTATGGTGGACTGTCAACTTCCCTTGTCATTAAGTAGGTACTTCTATTTTTACTAACTTTTGGGacatcctcattttcttcgttAAATGCATGGacatatataggagtagtagtataGTACTTATAGGTTATTAGCTTATGGTAGTTGTTTCTTCTTTGTTCTTAACCTTGTTTCGTTTGTTGGGAGATTAACGCCTTGAATTTCTGGGTCTTGTTTTGTTTGGTTTATGGTAACAATGAAATGAGTTGGGATTTGTTTCCTTacatgttgatttttttttattaattttctctttattGAAATAACAACCTGATTGAAAATTTCACCAACTTTGTTTTGATCGTAGTATTTTATTTGGAACGTTCAAAAAGTATAATATGGTATGATGTGAATAGAATTTTTGTTAGGTagcaaattattattttattaacctAAAAACTCACAttccacccaaaaaaaaaaaagaagcagcaatTTGATATGATTATGGAGTTTGAATTCACAGAACATTTACAAGTCGGGTACAAGACTGTCTTTACTATCTAGATGTAAAACATTTAGTGCAATTAAAGTATCATTTGTCTTTGAACCATGATTCTGAATGAGGTGAATGATGGTCCACAACCAGACAATTAATGATTTCTGAATCCCGAAAATAATCCAAATTTTTAAAACCTTCTAGATATTAATCACAGCTTATTGTCTATTCTGTTTTGGTCAAGAGCGTTGCTTGGATTGGAAAAGAGGTAACAGAATATAGCTATAACTATTTTTGTGATCACTATTATCAATCATGCTCAGTCACCACACCAATCACTATTGTCCTTATTTTTGAAGCATCCTAATTCCAAAGTCTTCCAATTTCCCAAAGCCTGAATCAATCAACCCTCCTCCGTAGAGGAGTAGATATATGAAAAATGGGTTATTAGGTAGGGGTCCACAGTTCCACTGTTATTTCACGCCCTTGCCAAAAGCAATCTCAAAAAGTGGGTcctaaagagaaagaaagaaagaaagaaagaaagaaagaaagaaagaaagaaaggaaaaactGACTGTGGCTTTCGTAAGTGGTGGTGGGTCAGTGTTCATTGTGCTGGTAACCTTTTTAAAACCGAGCCTTGTCGTTTGGTCGGATGAAGACTCTTatggtttcttttcttgttgattcctTATTATTAGTGACTTTGTCTTCCTCTATAATACAAGATTTTATCTTTTAATCTGCAATTTGCTGGGGTAAGTGCTCTGAATTCTCATCATCTTCCATTCAagaaatatgtatatatatatatatatatatatatatatatatatatatatacaagacaaAATTGGAATGAAATGAACCAGTACTAGGTGGGCATAAAACAAAGTTAACGTTGAAGATAACATAgtattttacctttttttttgtctttctttcATCATATCGTAGGATAAAAGCACCAGTGGTGTCAAGTGTAGTTTGGACCTACATGGTTCCTAGTAGTGCCATCCTAACCATATGGTGCTGGTGGGTGGGTCAGTGCAcaaatgatttttctttttcttttctgccgATATGCTTCTGAGTTTAATTTCTATCTACAATTTTTGTAAACTCTTTCACACTGACGATATATCATAAATCAAACCTTTTGAGCTGGTGTGTGTGGAAATTAATTGTTTTTTTCTGCACTGCAGCACTTGATTAGATGTCTTTCATAGCAATTAACTCCATCTTTCTtattctatttcttttattttctttttatgaatttaaactcaacaattttagGCTTAGAGTGTTCTTAAGCTAATATTAGAACCTAACGAACCGTCTGAATCATTACATATTTAGGCGCGCCTAGTAGTGCATTTAGTTGACACTAAAGTTTGGGACCCACTTGCATTCGTTTGCTTGGACAACTCCACTGTACGTAAGGTCAATGTTGGCCTCTTGGCCTTAGAGCAACTTTAATATTCACGCACAGAATGGCCGGTTTGCCTTTAATTATTCAAGTGAGAATTCTTTGTCAAAAAGCATCTCCAATTGAGTGACCTAGTCTAGCATGATTGGCTACAGTGTCACACACCACTAGAAATCAAAACGATtcctattaaaagaaaaaaaaatggtggTCAACACAATTAACATAATCATAACATTAACAAGTAACAACTTGTTAGTTGGATGTTTTAAGCTTTGTTTGGTGGATCAGTCATACGCTGATGCCCACATTGGAAAAgcttaattatatttgcaaatttgAAGAATTATTATTTGGGTCTTGGTAGTTGCTACTTGCTATGGTTAgaaatgtttaaaattttttcttcaataaatgcattaaaaaattattggaaaattcaaatatttatttttcaaaaaaagctTTCTACATTAAGCATCTTTAGCAAAACTCTTATTAATTTACCACTTAATTTCCATCCTGCAAACAGAAGAAAAATGTAGAACGAAGGGGTggtaaagaagaagagaagaaacccTTATTTCGCCGTTGTTAAATTATGGTTGAACTGCACTTTTCCGAACATTTCAAAGATCAGAAGTAGTGGATTAATATATGTTTAGTTTTATTGTATAGTCGGGAGATATTTAACAAATGGCAAGCTCAAAGATGGTGGGCAGAGAACTATGACAAGGTCATGGAACTTTACAATGTTCAAAGGCTTAACCGCCAAGCTTTCCCTCTTCCAACTCCACCACGGTCTGAAGATGAGGTAATTTTGAATTGAATAGCTCATGATCATTATTTGTCGTGCACAATGTAGTATTTGGAAGCTAGGTGTTACTTAGGATAATGTTTATTTTGGTCTTTTGGGAAATTCTATTGCATATCAAAATGTAATTAAGTTTTAATCTATTACTGTATCTGCAATTTCACTCGATCACTTTCAGTATGGTGCTAATAACAGATTTTGTTCTAGTGGGTAGTTGGTTATACTTTACCACAATGTTCCTCTGTtagggacttgggtattatgggGTGCTCAAAGTCCCACATAGAGTAGTATGAGATGCTTGATGTTGTATATAAGGAGAGTGGTTCTTTCCTCTTAGCAGCTAGCTTTTAAGGTGTAGTTTCCCACTTTCCTTAAATACCTAGAGTAAGAAATTTCGCACCTGAAAAAATAAAGAGTTGATCGTTGGATAGA
This genomic window contains:
- the LOC112790485 gene encoding protein Brevis radix-like 4 isoform X2; amino-acid sequence: MLTCIARPKKLGEDSLSHPDDPNSSIGKNQSVKSITSQLKDIALKASGAYKNCSPCAPPSRLRTASGVGGASIGSGGDSDGDSDRFRWSYRRTGSSSSSAGTRTGWGKEMEARLKGISSGEGTPSSAGGSGRRAEPVVVLVEENEPKEWVAQVEPGVLITFVSLPRGGNDLKRIRFSREIFNKWQAQRWWAENYDKVMELYNVQRLNRQAFPLPTPPRSEDESSKRESIEDSPVTPPLTKERLPRNLYRPTGVGMGYSSSDSFDHQSMQSRHYNDSNGLNSTPKVSTISAAKTEMSSMDASISSSSREVDHSGELSMSNASDLETEWVEQDEPGVYITIRALPGGKRELKRVRFSREKFGEMHARLWWEENRARIHEQYL
- the LOC112790485 gene encoding protein Brevis radix-like 4 isoform X1, with product MLTCIARPKKLGEDSLSHPDDPNSSIGKNQSVKSITSQLKDIALKASGAYKNCSPCAPPSRLRTASGVGGASIGSGGDSDGDSDRFRWSYRRTGSSSSSAGTRTGWGKEMEARLKGISSGEGTPSSAGGSGRRAEPVVVLVEENEPKEWVAQVEPGVLITFVSLPRGGNDLKRIRFSREIFNKWQAQRWWAENYDKVMELYNVQRLNRQAFPLPTPPRSEDESSKRESIEDSPVTPPLTKERLPRNLYRPTGVGMGYSSSDSFDHQSMQSRHYNDSNGLNSTPKVSTISAAKTEMSSMDASISSSSREVDHSGELSMSNASDLETEWVEQDEPGVYITIRALPGGKRELKRVRFSREKFGEMHARLWWEENRARIHEQYLYLYR